TGGTGGGGCGGATGTTGGCGGGCACGGCCGTATCTGTCGCCACCATCCACGACCAATGGGCGCAGCTTGGGCTGGCCGATGGCAAAAGTGGCTGGGTACAGGCCGGTTATTTGCGCGGCTTAACCGATGTGCCCGAAGATGAAAACGGCCGTCGCCAGACCATCATCACCGCCGCCCACAGCCTCATGGGCGTGCCCTATCTGTGGGGCGGCTGCACCGCTTTGGGCATAGATTGTTCTGGCTTTGCCCAACTCACCCACCGCCTGGCCGGTGTCACCATCCCCCGCGATGCCGACATGCAGTTCGGCGCCGGTAAACCGATAGAACCCCCTTTCCAGCCGGGCGACCTCCTCTTTTTTGGCAGCGAGCGGGGCCACCGGGCCATCTCCCACGTGGGCATCAGCCTGGGCGGCTGGCGCGCCATCCACTCCTCCCGTTTGCGCAACGGCGTGTACATAGACGATGTGCAAGCGGCCGCCTACCTGCGCGATATTTACGTCGGGGCGCGGTCATTCTTATAAAACGTCAGGCGTTAAATGTCGCCAAAGACGCCCGACGCACCTACTTACTGGCGACGCGGGTTCAGCAAGTCATTTAACCCATCACCCAACAAGTTCCAACCAATGCCAAACAAAACCAGCGCCAGTGAAATGGGGATAAACGTCCACCAATAAGCCAGTGGATTGCCCCCCAATCCGATGATATAGTCGCGGGAGGCTACCAGCATCACCCCCAGGTCACACTGCCGCCGAAGCCGATGAAGATAAAGGCCGAGGCCAAGATCACGGAACCACCCACATCTCTGGCCCCATACACAATGGCCGGTGAGATGACGTTGGGTAGTAAGTGTCGCCAGATTATGCGCCGATGACTGGCGCCCAGGGCGCGCGCGGCTGTTACATAATCGGCCTGCTTTTGCTGGATGACCATGCCGTTAACCAGCCGTGCGTAGGGCATCCAGGCAAACAGGATCAGCGCCAGCATGATGGGGTCCAGGTCCAGCCAGATAAAAGCCCGCTCCCACCCGAGATACATCTCCGGCAGTGTCAGCGGGTTGAAAATACGACCGAAAAGAAGTCGCTGAAAAAGCCAGACAGCGGCGATAACCGGAAAGGTGAGAAAGGCGTCGGTAAAGAGCATCAGTCCTTGCTGCACAATGCCGCCCGCGTAGCCGGAAATCAGGCCGATGAGCAGCCCCAAAACGGCCGTTGTCAGCGTCACCGTCAGTCCAAACCGCAAAGCTGACCGCGTGCCCCATATCAGCGTGTAAAAAACATCCCACTGCTCAAAGCGGTCCTGGCCCGGCGTGAAGCCAAATCGGGCCAGATTCGCCAACTGCCCCACCGAACCAAGAGGACTGTCGCCGCCGGGCGGCTGCGGTAGTCGATCAAATGTGCGGTTGACGCTTTTAAAGGGCGATGGGTTAGCCGGGTTATCTGGCGGGGCCAGCCAGGGCGCGGCCAAAGCCACAAATAGGAATCCACCGACTAGTAAAAGAGCCAGCCAGTTTTGCTTACGTCGGAAAAACCTACGCCAGGCGATCATCGTGATGCCTCGGCTGCCTCGCGGTCGCGGGGATCGGCGATGGCTTTGAGAATGTCCAGCAAGACCATGATGGGGATGACCAGCAAGACGCTGTAGACGGCGAAAGCCAGGGTCAGGGGGGCATCGGGCACGCCGGACATGCCCATGACCAACAGTTCCGATAATCCTTTCAGGCCGAAGATCACCTCAATGACATAAACGCCGGTGATGATGGCCGCGGCCGAAAGTGCTGTGCTGGTCAGGGCGGGGGAAACAGTGTTGCGGAAGGTGTGCCGCCAGACAATGGAGCGCTGCCGCAGGCCACGCGCGCGGGCAGATAAGACGTAATCTTTGTCTTTTTCTTCGATGATGAGGGCACGG
The DNA window shown above is from Candidatus Leptovillus gracilis and carries:
- a CDS encoding C40 family peptidase; protein product: MLEKIEAALNDFAQRDTRLHYCQLDVDSLERSVCALSGVVLDAAGLAAVQADLVAQFPTTTFDTHKVKFLSQTPPRVLAVSTNVTSVQDEPSWRAERMTQILHGWEIEILLEQKEWAFVRQTDNGYLGWAYRAYLTEQAPPPPTHMVVEPIAVLRAAPDNAAELVGRMLAGTAVSVATIHDQWAQLGLADGKSGWVQAGYLRGLTDVPEDENGRRQTIITAAHSLMGVPYLWGGCTALGIDCSGFAQLTHRLAGVTIPRDADMQFGAGKPIEPPFQPGDLLFFGSERGHRAISHVGISLGGWRAIHSSRLRNGVYIDDVQAAAYLRDIYVGARSFL
- a CDS encoding ABC transporter permease, translated to MIAWRRFFRRKQNWLALLLVGGFLFVALAAPWLAPPDNPANPSPFKSVNRTFDRLPQPPGGDSPLGSVGQLANLARFGFTPGQDRFEQWDVFYTLIWGTRSALRFGLTVTLTTAVLGLLIGLISGYAGGIVQQGLMLFTDAFLTFPVIAAVWLFQRLLFGRIFNPLTLPEMYLGWERAFIWLDLDPIMLALILFAWMPYARLVNGMVIQQKQADYVTAARALGASHRRIIWRHLLPNVISPAIVYGARDVGGSVILASAFIFIGFGGSVTWG